A stretch of DNA from Labrus mixtus chromosome 6, fLabMix1.1, whole genome shotgun sequence:
GATattcagctgcagctcaacCAGCCCGTAAGAAGACTCCAGCAAGACGTGCAGACGTGCACGTTCTACATGCTACAGTCTCTCACCGAGCAGAAGCGGGCTCTGGGAATATTTGGCTACAAATATGAACTCCCCAACAATCTTACAGGACACCAGTGGACACTTCTGGAAAAAACTTTGTCTGTTTTGGCTCCGTTTGAGGAGTTAACCCAGAAAGTGAGCTCGTCTGATGCTTTAGCATCAGATGTAATTCCAGGAATGTTTTTCAGTTGTAAAGTCAAAAAGTAAGGAATCAtatctgatttaaataaaacttaCTTTCAAAGTGATTAAGAGAAATTCAGTGGCATTATTAAGTACTCGTAACGGTACTCGGTATCGGTGAGTACCCAAATGTAAGTACTTGTACTTGGTTTGCAAAAAAGTGGTATCGGTACATCTCTACTTTTTGATTAAGCCACTTTTTCTTGAGCTGACATTCTGCAATTCAACTCCTTTAACCTCCTAAATGTTCTTCAAGATTGAAGGTGGAGTGTGTCATTAGagacattttctttgaaatatttCTAAAGTTACTAGAAGacagtgttttaaaacatgtcctttattgttcaaagttttttcactgaagaaagcacagaaatatatttttttatgtaggtgttgtattaaaaaacacatattcTCCCTAGTTTCTCATCTTGTCTTGCTATGACGACTATTCTCCTCTGGAATCCATCAGTGTTGAAAAGAGGAAATTCAGCTGTGTAAATACAGTTTTCTTTCACCAAGAAGATCAAACAATCTCAACACTGAGCTTTGTTTAGTTTACTCTCTATTCCACaaagaatagagagagagggaaaataaGGGCAGATACACATCTGCAACAAAGAACCTATACAGATCGATACTTTCCATGGACATGGGTAAAATCAAATTGAAAGAATGCCACTTCTAAAAACATGTTCAGAGTAATGTACTGTATGAGATGtgaaaaaacaactcaataacCTAAAGCATTGTTCTTACAGTTAGCTAATTTCAAGGACATTACATGTGTTCTGATCTTTTTTCTATAAGATAATAAAACATGGAATCTGTGGTTTCACTTTAAAACGGTAACAACGACAGCACAATAAGATGTATCTACATTCAATGCAAATTAAGCTGCACCTTAAtggtgaacatttttttttaaagatttatttttgggctttttgggtcaggacagtggatagagtcggaaaccaggagagagagtggggaacgacatgcgggaaagaggccacaggcaGGAtgcgaacctgggccgcccgcttgagacgacagcctcaataCTGTGATGTTTTCCCCTCTGAATGTAAATGGAGATTTAACTGCCAACTTTGTAACAGTGGTGATGGTGAACGATCTGTTCTCGAGGTCTATATGTGGCACAGTGACTAACTACTAGATGTGCTTCAGATCAGAGGTCTCCTGCTCCCACACTGCTGAAATTTTCAAATCACGGTTCTGCACGAGGTTTTCAATGTAGGACTCACAGCTTGGAGTACATGTGCTTGAAAGCCAGTGGCGTGCatgcatgtatttaaaatacaacaccatAGTCTGCAATGCGCCCGTCTGTCACATCTCATTGTATCTAGCAAGTCACACATGGGCTTTAAAACTTTTATTACAGGATGTTGGAACCTAACGTAAAAATGATTAGCTGTGATATAATAACAAGATGTGTGCTGCGTCAGGTCGGCCAGCAaggaaaacaagcaaacaagtTGTAAAATGCTTCTTCATTTTTGCATGAAATATGGATCAGTTGAGAGGACATCAGGATCTTTTTAGATGGTGGTCTTAAAAGTCTAACAAAGGCTCTGAAAATGATGAATTGGCCAACATCACTTTTTGAAGCTCACTGTGATAACAGCTGTGCATATCTCTGACAAAAGCATTAAGAGAGAAGCAGCAACATCTCTTGATTCAGAAgcaaaaacctgaaaaaaatcagattttatttctgaTCACTTTCTTAATTCAATATtctattattttattgtcaCTTAATTGATAGAATAGCTACACAAAAAAGCCATTCCTCAGTTCTATAgccaaacatgaaaaataaaaatcccctGTGAGCCAAAGCTTGCACCCTGGATAATGAGTAAAGTGGACATATTACCTCTTTTCCCAATTAGAATATatctcaaatattaaaaaatacaggATTTTCTTACCCTGAGCAATAAAATTCTTCTCAAACTTCTGAAGGAACTCAAGGTAGAGCAGATCATCAGAGGTGAGGGCCTCCTCCCCCACGACAGCCTTCATAGCTTGGACGTCTTTACCGATGGCATAGCAGGCGTACTGGGGACAAGGAGAAGCTTGATTATTTATAAtgataaaggtttaaaaaaaaagaaaatcatcttcATCAGACTGCGGGGCAGAGAGAATAATTCCAAGTTTCAtgaggcaattttttttttttagagagaatAAGTAAGATTTGTTACCAGCTGGTTAGATACATCAGCATGGTCCTTCCTGGTCATTCCCTCCCCGATGGCTGATTTCATCAGACGGGACAGTGAAGGCAACACATTGATGGGTGGATAGATCTGAAAGATGATGATGAGATAAAAGATATACCAGACATGCATCCAGTTAATCCAAAATGCTtcatcacaaaacaaacacttcaagaAGCAATGACACTGTTTGATTACTCTATATCCTTGATCGGAAAAAATTGTAATTGGGATTATCATTTTGCACCAAATGACACAAATAAGCAGCCATAACAAAGCAATAAAGCCAAGAACCAATGGTCCTCCATTAGCACACCATTAGTGCATGCTCTGGATGGAGCACTAAAGGAATAAGGGAGTTAACTTTGACCAGTAAATGCATCACCATCTCCTAACAGTAGAGCTGTAAGGTAAGGTCTGTCAGTGGTTGCACAGTTCTGTGAATAACTGAGCTACACATATGTAAGGATTTATCTGTGAACAACAAAATATCTCACTTTGTTGAGTTTCCTATATTGTCTCATGTGTTGGCCTGTTTTCAGGGTTTTTCCTAGCCTTGGTCAGTGCTGCTCAAATCCCAGAATAAGCACCAAGAAATGTAAGAGGAGTGGCCAAACGAAGAGCTCATGGGCATGGCGTTTGACAGGATTTTATTGAATGTGCAAAAAATTGTTGCTCCATTTAATAAATATgctgtaaattgtgttttcttgaATCGAAGCTAACAAAGAGAACATTAAGACAATAATGAGCATTAGCTATGGTCCCAAGCTGGAGGacttttgtttaaatgaaaagcagATGAATACCTGTCTGTTGTGCAGCTGTCTGTCCACATAGACCTGGCCCTCTGTGATGTATCCAGTCAGATCAGGAATTGGATGGGTGATGTCTGTAAGAGGCACAAAAGTGTGTAAAAATCACCACATATCCAACAAAGAAAACCTTATATGTGTGACACACTACAGTAGAATTAACACACAAATAATGCCTCAGTGAATTGACATTCAGAATTAGCGGGTATGAAGATCTGAGTCACTTTTCAATCCCAGTCCTGATTTGATGGCCTTAATAAATTATGTCAGAcgaaaaaagacagattttctGTTAGCTTCCCATATTAAAGACCTTTAATCTAAATCAAGAGTCCAAGAGCCCTTGGAAACACCGGCAGTGTTTAGTAAAAGCCGACACAATCACCTCCCTGCGATGCTGTAATGGGGGACTCCTGTGCGACTACACACGAGTAGGCTCTTCAGATGTGTTTCTATGGTAACTGCAGGCATCAAAAATGTCTCCATGATACATTTGAGATACCTACTACAGTGATTCAATAATGGTTTTCAGAGAGATTTCAGGATTTTACCACAGAAGATAGAAAAGTGTAATCTGCATGACCACGTAGACATCCAGCAGATACACAAATAGTGAACGCCTAAAATACATATTCTTAATGGGCCTGGATGTGGCAGTTGTGAAGAAGATGTCCTTTTCTTTCAGCTTCAAGCAAAGGGATGGTCTGTTTGCTGCTCTCACCATCATTGGGCATGGTGAGGATGGGGATCTGGGTGATGGAGCCGTTTCTGCCCTCCACTCGGCCAGCACGTTCATAGATGGTGGCCAGATCAGTGTACATGTAACCAGGGAAGCCTCGACGTCCGGGCACCTCCTCTCGGGCAGCAGACACCTACAGGTGAGTGGAAGGACAAcatgagagcaggaagaagaagagaaggctGGCGGACTAAAAGTTTTAACATTACATCTCGTTTTCATCAAATTTAGGAATATTTTACAGCTGGGGGGGGTTATTATCTCACTGTTTTACTACGTCAAACATGTAAGAAAAAGTAATCCAGCAGACATTGAGCTACATCAGGACTCTTTTGGAATCCTTAAATCAGATAATAAGCCTATAAATGCCCCAACTTTGTCACTAGGCAGTTGCTATCTTTCTCTGTTAGCTGTTTGCTGGACAGTAGTGTACAGTGAGATCATCAGAGCTTTTAACAGAAAGCAGCTGCTTGATCCCGCAGgtggaaaagacaaaataaataaataaacataagatttgctaaaaacacaacaagatgCCCTGAAGAGCTTAGGAGGACTGCTGTTAGTCACTGACGACGGTTTGTAAAAACCCATAGAAAACATATGAATACATCTTCTCAGCATTAGCCATGCCACCAAGTGAAGGAATAGAGACGGCCCCGCCCACTTAGCAACACAGATAGTAGATCCATTACAATTCAAGGACAACCAACAGAATTTCCAAATCGAAGAGAAGActcttttacataaaaaaaaaacactacaaaaGGTAGAAACCAAATCAATGTTGGCCTGCATATCTGAATTTATATCAGTCGTAGAGATGGCTGCAATTGGTCGTAATACTatgggaggggtgggggtgggggagggaggagggaagcaGTGCTCTGAAGGTCACATACTTTAAATGGACCACTGCCATCATTAATAACATATGTGCTAGACTTAATTTGTTCATAAAGTTTAAAACGAACACAACTATTACGTCACAAAGGTTAATGGTCTCAGGTCCATCTTTTGGGTTAAGATGTTGCTGCAGATTACTTTTCTCCATCACAACTAAGACCAAATCTTAAGGTACAGTAATCTTTCTTGTAAACGAGAAAAAGTGTTGGAAGGTCATGGTGTGATTACTCCTTTAGTATGTTTTAATAGAGGCAGTAGCTggttggaaatgtgtttttttttcgctTTTCTGGCActaaaaaaatgaccaaaagcAATTCTTTGTTCCTGAAGTCAAGTGATGTCTGaacaagagagggaaagaaaatgcATCCCATTCATCTTAATGGTGCAAAGGTTGATGGGCAAGTTAAGCATTTATCAACTGTGGATTCAAGTCAAACTCAACCTCCGCACACATGAATAGGCGCAGAAGACTGACGACTTCCTCCTGACTCTTTGTGTGTTCTGAAACACCCATCAAGCTGTCTGAGTCTCTGCTGACTATTGTTGCAGAGTGTATGGGCCAAGGTTGGGTACAGCACATACAAGAAAGGTAATCTCATATGCACATGCACCATTAAAACCCTGCATTGTGCTGCTGGCAAAGTGAGACAGCAAACTGTACAACATTAAAGGATTattacagacacacaacagAGAGAGTCAAGAGAGCCCGACTCCTCAGcacaagaagaaaagagggcAGGGAGAAGGGGGGCATGAAGAGGACCATTTCCTACAAGAGTGAAGGACATATCGTCTCTTTCAGcgaagaaaatgtgaaattacTGAAGCTATCACCTTTGTGCTAATACTGCACACAATTAACATCGGTTTGTTATGTTGACAATGCCTTGCAGGTGCTTCAACTGATGTGAGGGGGGGTTCTATTATGGCATAAGCATGAAGTAAACCTCTAAGAAAAGAATATTGAACATACAGGGAAATGTGGACAGAATATCTGTAAGGTTCAGATGACcataaaaagataataaaaataacaaatatacgTACACTGACTGTCCTGCTGAGTGCGGATACACCAATGGTTTCTGGGCTTAGGGCCACAGCTGAGAGACGAGCCTGATCCATATTAGAATTTTGATACAGATGAATAATGCCGATTTTAGAGGCCTACTAGGGGTGTGGGGTAAACCGGTATCAATACCGGCACTGGTATAACGATCTGCCATGACATGGATTTTTGCAATACCAACACCAGCagtttaaatacacacatttgGTTGTAGTGCAAGAGCCAACACTGATTGCTCAACCTATCAGCGACAGTGGTgggtaaataaatgtttgttatatttatgtttgGGACAGACAACAGCTCAGACTGAGTCTCCCGGTCTTTGTTTTTTCCTAGGTGTGCAGCATTATTACCATGGCGATATACCCCAGTTGAAAAGGGATCGACCTTCGTGGGACTGAAAACTCAGggttaaccctgaagttacctcGCTAACCCCAAATCCTTCTTCGTAGTACAGGCTCCAGGTGTCACAATGAAAGTGAATTGTGGCACAGCCATCAGGTAAACAAGCATTATCTCCTCTCCATTGCGTGGGAGTGCTCGCTCGCAGCACCTCTCTTTCGGTCTGTCTTGGGCTTTGATTTTGGCTATGTGCTGTAATGGCTTAACTCTGTGTTTCCTGAGCCCAGCGCAGCATGGATTTTTATCTCCATTACAATGGCACTACCTGCTGAATTTGTGTATAAGCTGATGACTCGCTTGTCTTTAGTTCAAGATGATGAAAAGACGTGGTCTGTGGCTATGACTTGAAGTCAAAGGAGCGGCTTTAATTGCTGTAACTCTCGACAGTGTCAGCTTAAATCTGTGTTCACTGTAGCTTTGTCAATGCTCACTTAATTTAAtgataaacatatttttttttatgacaaatcCTTTACAATAAAAGTCCCCTCCTATTATGTTGCTGGAACGCTATGAAAGAGTCATATCAGGAGATTTGGTGTCTTCAGCAACAGTTTAACGCAACTCTGCATGAGAGAAACGAAGCTTAAAGCCACACAGATCGAGATAAAACTTCCATCATACCACTGAAAACACTGACACTGGTCTAATGAACAGAGTACTGTGTGTGGCATCTCAGGCTTGTTagagggggagaaagggggTCGTATtgtgtaaatatatatgcaAGATCcctttaaataatgtattgcTGTGCTATGATATTGTTACcacaaaaaggaacaaaaatacAGTGATATGAATCTCAGGTCATATCGCCCTCCATTACGGTCTTTTATTTCAATGACTTGTGTATCATTTATGTTGAGAATACATAACACACATATTACTTGCTTTAAATGAAGCAATTCAACTAATATGTCCAAGACCGGACATCTGCAGTCGTACCTCTCGCAGAGCCTCAGCGTAGGAGCTCATGTCAGTCAGGATGACCAGGACGTGCTTCTCACACTGGTAGGCCAGATACTCTGCTGAGGTCAGCGCCAGGCGGGGGGTGATGATACGCTCGATGCTGATTggtcacagagagaaacagtacCGTAAGTGTTCACAAAATTTGAGGTCAGAATTTTACTGTAAAGTCTACTGAAGCTACTGATCAGACACTTGAAGGTTGTAAAAAAGAACACTGTGTGTACAGTACATCACTTTCATTAATGACCAAGTAAAATACTTAAATCAGGAGTGGCTACTACAGTTGCTTTCACTTCATcctatttaaaatgtatcttacGTGGGGTCATTGGCCAGGTTCAGGAAGAGGCAGACGTTGTCCATTGAGCCGTTCTCTTCAAAGTCAGACTTGAAGAAGCGAGCAGTTTCCATGTTGACCTTAAAACAAATAATAGAATTTATAGTTAACAACATCAATCTCTTATACAAGATATAAACCTGTAAATATGTTTCCCTGACTAGGTGCATATCTTTAAAGAAATGGAGTAATGACTGAGAGGCTGGAACCAGGGGATATCTGCcatttttgtttgaaacaaaaattaGAGAAAACtgtacataatgttttttttatttttatcattcaACACTTTATTTGTGTTGTCACATTTCACATGACTTAGATTGTTCTATTTACATCATAGTTTGATCAAAATCATAATTCAAATTTGGTTGCTGACAAAATATCAACATGTACAGCATGAGTATAACCCTAAAAAGAAGACAACTGGAATATCTTAATATATCATATATTTAGATCAATTGAAAATTGAATCAGGAGCCACTCAGTCAGAGCTCCTGTACATAGCGTAAACAACTGCTTggcgtttttcttttttaccattAAACAGAAGCATTGCTTTAACGgtttgtcctttttaaaatacatgtatagACTGGTATAAATCCCTATTCACAGCACTTTTCCACTCTCCTGCTAAAAAACTGACCACAGTCAGATGTGAATTGGAGATGTGGGAGAGGGAAGGATTAGCATATagcaagagtgtgtgtctgtgtgtgtgtgtgtgtgtgtgtgtgtctgtgtgtgtgtgtgtgtgtgtgtgtgtgtgtggggtagaGGTCATCCTGTCCCAATCGGGGCATTACAGCAAACAGGAGgagcagctgaggaggagagaacTTGATACTGCGTGGCTGACAGCTCTAAAGGGGCCTGTTGAATTAGTAACCTGTCTACATGGCTGGGGGATATGCTCAGAGGTGCAGAAGTAACAAGAGGGACTTAAAGGTTAAATCACCTCACACCTGGtgaataaaagacagaaagctGTGCAGGAAAGAGGGGACAGGGTGTCAAGTCAGGGTTAAGAGGGGGGATTAGAGTCACAGATGGGGAGGAGTGGGAGGGCTGGTTGAAcaagtgtctgctaaatgctGCAATTTGTCTACTTACTCCCATGGCTGCGAAGACAATGGCAAAGTTCTCAGCACTGTAGTCCATCACATCCTTGGACTTCTGCACCAGGCCAGCCTGGCGACAGATCTGGGCAGCAATCTGGGAGAAATAACACAGTAAGAATCAGACAAGCAGGAGGACTCAAGGCGGACATAAAGACTACTTACAAGTGTCTAACTTAAGTATAGAATACATAACCTCTACTTATATAGACGGGTAGacaggttttattttcatttaaatcgGATTCCATTTGTAGTCTAACTTTCCCCAAGTAAAATCAAGGGTTACAGACTACAAAAGAAAACTTCTAGCTGATGTTTTCACACTCATCAAAAAAACCCCAGGAATAAGCAATCACAGTTTCTAAagcttatttttgtttttgtgggaCTCAACTTCTATGATTTATGTTATTTctactaaaaaacaacaatacccAACTGCATCAGTGGACAGCACTGGGCTTGGGGTCAATTCACCATTTACCAGGTGTATTCTAATTATGTGCCATACATTGACCTGGTCATTTCTCAGACTTGggagtgatttaaaataaaaatacaattccACTGGAAGGTTTCTATGAAGGAGACCCTGGATTATGATTCTCCTACGTGTATGAAattttgtatgcatgtgtatcaTGTCATGACCTATAAAAAAGCCTGAAGGAGCACCCCGATGTTACAcagctttgatttcatttgattcaCTATTACTTCATTGTCAGCCATGGTCTGAATTCTTTCTTGCATCACCATGGCTCCATTTGAAacatacatacaacatacaaagatacaaacatttgacacaacatcctaaaatcaaacaaatatttagTCTGACATTATTAAAACGTGGGACCCTGTATCTCAGGTTTAATGGTAATAGTTCTTATTCTGTGTTCAGAGCGTGGTCAGGATCAGAGGCGATGCTGTTAGCCAgccttaacatgtttttattgtaggcTGAAACATGAAGTCTGCATTGGTTGGCCTACGATGTTTGATCAGATGTTTAACTGTTGGAGCAGTAGACCTGAGcttgtttttcataaaaaatgACATGCCATTTCAATGTTTCTGAAAGTATTCAGTTAAAAGGCTTCATACTGAAAATTGTACTCATCCTGTGTTCTTTAAATAATTTGTTACACAACAAATCACAACCAATTTCTTAACTGAAACTGATTAATTGGGCAGAGTGAAGAGTCTTTGTGATAATTTGTGGAATGAAAGAGGAATTTCACGCTCATCACATTATGTCATGGCCGCAGTGTTGATCGAGCCTGACCTCTCCATGCACCCCGGGTTCAGGCACCTGGCCCATAGAGGAAACCACCACATGAGTGACCTCAGTGACATGTGCTTAATGAAACAACAAGCAAACTTTTCACACCATCTGATGGCACGACAAGCGACACATCATTAGGCTGACAACACAAGCCACATTTGTTTGGCCTGTTCTATGGGTGGAACCCAAATGATAAATGCTTTTTCAAAGTGCGGATGGGATTTGGAGTTGACTGCTGTATTTGTACTCACAACACCTTGAATGATTGAAGAAAGTGATGCTATGAAAGATCTGCTGAGCAAGAATTATGATGCTCATAGTTTATTATTCCACAATTCTTTTGATCATTCCTCAAGTTGCCCTTTGTATGTTTGATGTTTATCAAAGCTAAAAGGCTAATAAGTGCTGCATAAAGTAATTTAAGCggtcaataatttaaaaattaaatagtTCCAACTGTATTCAATCTTTTTCATGTGATGATACCTCTCTTAACTCACAGCTATTGTGCAAAgtcaaaaaattataatataATTCAAACGATTAAATGAAGGCAACTTATTCTGATCAACCCAGACAAATATGAATTACTGGCTCCTCTATTTCATCAGCACTTGTAGAATTTCAAAATCACAATATTCACAGTTAATGTTAGACTCAAAACTCGTATTCTTTATAAGTAATGAAAAATTAGCCCAATAATATAcggtatatatatattttgtaaatAATTAGCATAGCATAAAAGTTCAATCAAAGCTACATTAGCAATGATAGtattttatattataattattacagATATTAACAATGACTCAACTATTAATAATGATATTGTTTCAGTTGCATAGTCACTGGGTCCACAGCCCTAGGAATGGAGTTTAATAGTATTGGTGCATCGTTATTTACGATGCACCAATACTATTAAACTCCATTCCTGTTTAACTACAGGACGTGGAGGCCTGAACCGTGTGACGCATTCTTGCAGTGCTCAGAGTATAACACAACAACGAACCCAACTCAGTGTTGGGACAAgttattcactttttaaaaatttaaaaattattCCTAAAGTTGCGGCGTTTGAGGCCAGATGATGCCGATGCCAGCAGAGTTTTATGTTTACTGGAACTACTTCCATAGGTTTCTATATATCCACGTGTCATATCCACGAGACATCCTTCGACCAATCAGAATCGAGTATTCACAGAGACCATACTATAACATGCAATAATCAATAGATATAACAGTTCCACAATGGCATCCATGTTGTTTGAACAATAACGATCATTTGAATTTCATCTACTTCTGGctctctgtgtttatatttcatattgGGATTGTGTCCTGCTTTAGACAGTAGACATGATACCAGTTCTTAGTGTTATTGGTAGCTACTGGGCTCAAAGGAAAATGGAGAGTGATGGAGTGACAGCGTTCCCAACAATAATACAATTTGGAAATGAGACAGTCGAAACACTGATTGTTTCGTTCAACTCTTTTTAATTTGTAGTTAAACAGAAACTTTGATTTATATAAGTTTATTTTCacctatttgatttttttatttggatttgAGCAACAACGGGTACAATGGTGATACGTGCAGAAATCATTGAAATTCTCCCTGAAGTTAAATCAAACAGTCTTTCCACCTGTGTCAAGGTGCTAAATTCTTTTGCTGTAATAACTTTAAATAGGGTTATCAAAACATCTTTATCAACATCATCTCAAAATACAAGGAGAAATAAACTGTCATTGATGTCTGACAATGATTTGCCATTGCCAGGCAGTAATAGCATTCAATTATGTCCCTGAGCATCGGTGTGTTAAAGACTGTAGGAGTAAAGAAGAACACGGGTCAACACTGGTTTCTAAATCCTTTTATAGCTGAAGTGCAACGAGAACAGCAAATGGCTGTCACTCAAGAAACTTCAGTTGTGCT
This window harbors:
- the atp6v1ba gene encoding V-type proton ATPase subunit B, kidney isoform; amino-acid sequence: MATLVANRAMDVNGMAAAARTHTQAVTRNYISQPRLTYSTVSGVNGPLVILDNVKFPRYAEIVHLTLPDGTKRSGQVLEVIGSKAVVQVFEGTSGIDAKKTACEFTGDILRTPVSEDMLGRVFNGSGKPIDRGPSVLAEDYLDIMGQPINPQCRIYPEEMIQTGISAIDGMNSIARGQKIPIFSAAGLPHNEIAAQICRQAGLVQKSKDVMDYSAENFAIVFAAMGVNMETARFFKSDFEENGSMDNVCLFLNLANDPTIERIITPRLALTSAEYLAYQCEKHVLVILTDMSSYAEALREVSAAREEVPGRRGFPGYMYTDLATIYERAGRVEGRNGSITQIPILTMPNDDITHPIPDLTGYITEGQVYVDRQLHNRQIYPPINVLPSLSRLMKSAIGEGMTRKDHADVSNQLYACYAIGKDVQAMKAVVGEEALTSDDLLYLEFLQKFEKNFIAQGPYDNRTVYETLDIGWQLLRIFPKEMLKRIPQSTLAEFYPRESGARH